Proteins encoded within one genomic window of Vidua macroura isolate BioBank_ID:100142 chromosome 2, ASM2450914v1, whole genome shotgun sequence:
- the LOC128821577 gene encoding coagulation factor X-like, producing MGMAGHRGTMWLLPVVLLFLQMRQTDGNQCSSNPCHYGGHCKDGIGSYTCTCLDGYQGKNCEFVIPKFCRINNGDCEQFCSVQRDGRKDVLCSCADGYALAEDGKHCVATVKYPCGKVFVARKKRSVLSPTDHSSGTSDQADLPANETSAEEDFAITTESPTPPPDNRTSSKTPYVDTRIVGGDECLPGQCPWQAVLLNEEGEEFCGGTILNENFILTAAHCINQSKEIKVVVGEVDREKKEQSESMHTVDKIIVHSKFDAETYDNDIALLKLKEPIRFSEYVIAACLPKVDFANEVLMNQKSGRVSGFGREFDGGQLPKKLKVLELPYVNKSTCEQSTYFVVTENMFCAGYDTEEKDACQGDSGGPHVTRYKDTYFVTGIVSWGEGCARKGKYGVYTKLSRFLRWVRTVMSL from the exons ATGGGCATGGCAGGTCATCGTGGGACAATGTGGCTGCTTCCCGTTgtcctccttttccttcagatGAGGCAGACAG ATGGGAACCAGTGCAGTTCAAATCCTTGTCACTATGGTGGCCACTGTAAAGATGGAATTGGTTCCTACACTTGCACATGCTTGGATGGTTATCAAGGCAAGAACTGTGAATTTG TCATACCAAAGTTCTGCAGAATAAACAACGGGGACTGTGAGCAGTTCTGCAGCGTCCAAAGAGATGGGCGGAAGGATGTATTGTGTTCCTGTGCAGATGGGTATGCTCTAGCAGAGGATGGCAAACACTGTGTTGCAACAG TAAAATACCCTTGTGGAAAAGTTTTTgtggcaaggaaaaaaagatctgtTCTTTCACCCACTGACCATAGCAGTGGAACAAGTGATCAAGCAGACCTTCCTGCAAACGAAACAAGTGCGGAGGAGGACTTTGCAATTACCACAGAAAGCCCAACGCCTCCGCCTGACAACAGAACAAGCAGCAAGACTCCGTATGTCGATACCAGGATAGTTGGTGGGGATGAATGTCTTCCTGGCCAATGCCCATGGCAG GCTGTTCTGTTAAACGAGGAAGGAGAAGAGTTTTGTGGTGGAACTATTCTGAATGAAAATTTTATACTTACTGCAGCTCATTGCATAAACCAATCCAAAGAAATCAAAGTTGTTGTTG GTGAAGtggacagagagaagaaagagcagtCTGAATCAATGCACACTGTGGACAAAATAATCGTTCACTCCAAGTTTGATGCTGAGACTTACGATAATGACATTGCCTTACTAAAGCTGAAGGAACCTATCAGATTTTCAGAGTATGTCATCGCAGCGTGTCTCCCCAAAGTGGACTTTGCTAATGAAGTTCTGATGAACCAGAAATCTGGGAGGGTTAGTGGCTTTGGGCGGGAATTTGATGGTGGACAACTCCCAAAGAAACTGAAGGTGCTTGAACTCCCCTATGTTAACAAGAGCACTTGTGAACAATCCACTTACTTTGTGGTAACTGAGAACATGTTTTGTGCTGGCTAtgacacagaggaaaaagatgCTTGCCAAGGAGACAGTGGTGGCCCCCATGTGACCAGATATAAGGATACTTATTTTGTTACTGGAATTGTTAGCTGGGGTGAAGGATGTGCAAGGAAAGGCAAATATGGTGTCTATACCAAACTGTCCCGGTTCTTGCGCTGGGTAAGAACAGTCATGAGTTTGTAG